GATAGACTGTTTTGGGGAATATGTGGAACCCCAGGACTGTGGGGTCTCACCTCCAGGTAAGACTGTTTCCATCCCAAAGGTAAGAAACTGAGGAGTTGTGAAAGTTACAGGTTGGAGTTCTTGCCCTTGCCCCAGATTTCAGAACCTGGTGCTACCAACAAAAGAAGGCAAGTAAATGGGTCCAAGGAAAGAGTGTGGACCCAGGGTTTAAGGAGCCGGGCATGTGCTTTCCTGTCGGGAGAGGAACCAACGAGGGGGCAAGAAAACACAAGGTAGTTGTACTGGCTGTGATGAGACAGGTTGCTCATTAGGATTCCTGGAGCACCTATTCTGTCTCTGACTGAAGAGTACCCACGCAGGCTTGAAAGCAAAAGACGATCTTGTGTCTCGTTCCCTCAGCAGGGATTTATTGAGTGCCCCTCAGGCACTGGCTCCAACTTTGCAGCTTTGTGTTGGGGCAGGACTAACGGTAGGGCAGCCTTCGGAGCACCAGGCGTGTGTACAGAGAATGCCCAGCTGCTCGATGTGGGCCCCTGTCACAGAGCAAGCAGAGCCTGGGCTGGGTCTGTCTCAGGTGGTGGCTAGGTTTTACCTGGGGTTGGAGCTGGAAGGGTGAGACCATGATGCACATGGAAAGTGCTCACAGGAGGAGGAGCagcaagagaaggaggaagagtgaGCCTGGCGAAGTACAGGGAGAGGCCCTGGCGGGGAAGCCGGGGAGGGCACTGCAGGGGCTGGAGACTGCCGGAGTGGTGGTATCTCTGCAggttggagagggagaggaaaagaaacgtGAGTGGGAACAACCCtttcctctgttccctctgcttttcttttcataaCTTTTTGAGTATGTGCTGACTGCTCATCTGTCCTGACTCCACCCCACCTGGCATTTTTCCATCTTGAAATATGTTGAGGGATAAATGAGAGTATCACTGTACTGCCTTTAGTGCATGAGAGAACCggtcctggctccaccacttactgTGACCTTTCTGGGCTTCCGTTTCTTCAGTCGCAAAATGGGGACATTCACAGAGCTCTCATGGCGtcgtgaggattaagtgagatgataAATCTTAGCATTTGGTGAATATGATAGTGTTAGATACTTTTATTAGCTATACAAATATTATTCCTTTATGAGTCagtcaacattcatttattcacccaaaaatatttatttggtattgTGGCCAGTACTCTGCCAGTCACTATGAAGAGTTAAAGTCCCTTGCCTTTGCGATCTTAGCAGTTCATATGAAGAGTCCAAATGCACGGAATAATGGTCATTGTGGAGTAGTGTAAGGGGCCCTAGAGGAGGGGCTCAGGAGACCTGGGTCCAGGACAGGGTTGTCACACCATGGCAGTGATGTGAGTGGCCAAAGGATGCCAACATGTGTTACAAAGAGAtgtaagacttctttttttattaaaaactattattaaaaaatgtttatttgtttttgacagagagagagagagagagagagaggggaggggcagagagaaagggagacacagaattcgaagcaggctccaggctctgagctgtcagtacagagcctgacatggggcttgaacctatgaactgtgagatcatgaccagagcagaagttggacgcttaatcgactgagccatccaggcgtcctgAGATACAAGACTTCTGTAGATGGTAGAGGATGTGGAAACCTTCAGACATAACTATGCGGTTCAGGACCTCTTGCAACACAGCTGAGATGGTGGGGATACCAATATTCTAGTGCCTTGATGCCCCCAGGGACCCTCTGCTGGTGATGCTGCTGTGTGTTGGAATGATTCTGCCCTCTTATTCCAGAGGATTTTTATACCTGCCCTGCCCCCCGTCCCTGCCATCTGACTGTTCTAGAGACTCTGGTTGTATTCTTGTGCTGTTCTCACTGTTTCAAACGACCCAAGCACTTCCATAAGCATTTATGCGGAGTCTGGGTGGGCCAAGGTCCATTTCCCATGCATACTGTCTACTGGCTGTCTCAACCATCAGGTCTTCCTGTGATTTATTCCCATGTACTTGTGGCTCCTGCATTGATAGCTGTTTTGGATTAGGCCCGAGAAACTAGAATTCTATGATACATAATACCTAGCACATACTCACATCTCCCCAGGGTCCAGCTAAGACTCGTGCATTGCATTTAGTGTCAGTTTTACTATTCGTAACACCTGAAAACTGGAAATTACCCAAATGAATATCAGTCAAGTTCATAAATAGATTACAATATATTCTGACAGTGTCATACCAATGAAAAAGAACATAGTGTAACTATAGCTACATTCCATAATATGGGTGAATCTTACAAGGATAATAATGAGTGGAAGGATCCAGAAACAATATTTGAATCCACTGCACAAAGTTCAAGACCAGGTAAAAGTACTTTATGCTGATAAAAGTTTGAATAGCATGTTAGCCAGGGGGTGGCAGAATATAGTCACtgaaggggctgggagagggctTTCTGGATACTGGTAGTTTCTTGAACTGGATGCTTTTTATATAGTTGTGTTCATTATGAAAATTCTTTGAATCCTACAGTTACGTTTTGTGCATCTTTACTTTCATGGAAAGTTTATAGAAGAATCTGTCAGAGGTGACAGCTGTGTCCTTCATATTTGTTTAGGCATgtgatgttttcctttttgtgttttaacGGCCTTACCTGAAAGGACTCTTTCTGTGCCTAAGTGCTGCTTgtcatttttgtctctttctcttttttttttaagattttatttttaagtaatctctatacccaatgtggggcttgagctcacagccctgagatcaagagtcacatgctatatTGACTGAGCCAGGTacccctcctctctttttttctgtcttggcTCTTTTGCTTCCTAGGGCCTTCCCTTTTGTTCACCTCCCCTTCCGCCTGTTCTGTAAACAATTGTTCTGTTAATTTAGAGAGAGTGAAACAGGGATCAGAGAAAGAACTTCTAGAAGGGTTGAGGCATTTCAGCAGCATTCACGCACATTTCAGTCTGGTAGAAGTCAGTGACAGAtcggattcattcattcatccagtagTTAGTAAGCATGTGACAGTCTCCCAGGAGACTCAGATTAATAAAATCTGGTTAGGTGGAGGGAGGAGCGGGGGCAGGGACTATGTGCTGAGCAAGTGTATGGAGGCTATGGAGAACTCTCAAGTAGCCCACCTGGATGGAATAAGCTGGAATAGGTTTATAATCTCTAGGGCAGGGAGAACACCTtgaggaatgtaaaatggcatttTCAACAAGGTCGTGTATAAATAAGTGCACAATAAACAAAGTGCTAATTCAGTATAAATGTGCTGAAGAGACATAGCTAAGAGAGTAATCAGGGAATGTTTCTTCAAGGAAATCATTGAGTTAGATTTAGAAGGAAATACAAGTCTGAGTTAGAAAATTAACTGAGAGCACATTAAGATTTGGCAGACTATTCTGTAAAAGAGATATGGAGAGTTTTAGCTCAGGTTGctacaatagaatattataggccagtggcttaaaacaacaaacatttatttctccgagttctggaggctgagaagttcaagatcaaggttccTGTAGATTCAGTGTCTGGAGAGCGCCCTCCTCCTGGCTTGTAGCTGGCTGCCACCTcactgtcttcacatggcagacAGAGTAAGATTGTGGGATTGAGGGATCTATCCTGTGTCTTTGCCTCTCCCATCATGAGGGATCATGCTCACATGATTTCTGTGCTAAGAGCTCtggtttcccttcctctttttataaggacactgatcCCATCATGGGGGCTCCACCCTAATGACTGTACCTTATAACTTCCTGAACAGCCCATCTCCTGATATCATCATGTTGGAGCTTAGgttttcaacctatgaatttggggaagacacaaacattcagtcagTAACAAAGTGGGAAAAGGTAAAGTGAAGTCTGGTTTTAGAGTCCATGAAAGAAAACCGTATTGAGGTTATTggtcaaagggaaaaagaaagaactgttaATGGGACATCTTTAGAAGCCAAGTTCTAACATAGAACTTTACTTTCATAACTGCTACAGAATTAGCTTGTATCTCCTTTGTCCTGTAGGCATTGGGAGCAAGGAAAAGGAGTCTAAAACCCAGCAGGCAGACCTCAAGGGGGCGCTTGCTCGGGTGACGGCAGAGAGGTTTGGGGAAGCCACACTCCAGAGCCCTGAGCTTGGAAGAACCTGTGAGCAGGAGCCCAGTAGCTCTGTGGGAAACATGCCAGGGCCGCCTCCTCCTCAGCATGGTGTTATACCCCTGCCCGATGACCTCAAGACCCACAGCTCCTTTTGGAAGCCTTTTCAGTGCCCCGAGTGTGGAAAAGGCTTCAGTCGGAGCTCAAATCTTGTCAGACACCAGCGAACCCATGAAGAAGAGAAATCCTATGGGTGTGTTGAGTGTGGGAAGGGGTTCACCTTAAGAGAGTACCTCATGAAGCACCAGAGAACCCACCTGGGAAAGAGACCCTATGTGTGCAGTGAGTGCTGGAAAACGTTCAGTCAGAGGCACCACCTCGAAGTCCACCAGAGGAGTCACACAGGGGAGAAGCCTTACAAGTGTGGTGACTGCTGGAAAAGCTTTAGCCGGAGGCAGCATCTGCAGGTGCATCGGAGAACTcacacaggggagaagccctACACTTGTGAGTGCGGCAAGAGCTTCAGCAGGAACGCAAACCTGGCTGTGCACCGGCGAGCCCACACCGGGGAGAAGCCGTATGGGTGTCAGGTGTGTGGGAAGCGGTTCAGTAAAGGGGAGCGATTGGTCAGACACCAGAGGAtccacactggggagaagccctacCACTGTCCAGCCTGCGGGAGGAGCTTCAACCAGAGGTCTATCCTCAATCGGCATCAGAAAACTCAGCATCGCCAGGAGACCCTGGCACAGTAAGGATGCACCTTTTTTACGAAAGGAAGGTGCTGGAAGGTGTAGGACCTTTCAGGATCGCCAAGTGGAGGGAGATCCCATTGGAGGATGCATTCGTCTTTCCTCACTGAAGGGCTTTGAGGAGGGAGTGGTAGAGTGATAGGGTGCAGAAAGGCACTTTGaaccattttctttccatttgttgtcAAACAAAAGCAAGGCAATGcctgatttattttgagtttcCAGAGAGCACAGCTCCTCACGTCTCTTATCCAAGTGGTGCAAACTGTTTTTTACTGTCTTTTGGGAAATTATATCCTGAACTTCAGTTCAGGTTGAAGTTTTTCTCCTTCATTGGGATGTCATGTACGCCTCTCGAGCAAGTCTGACAAAGTTTTGTCCCATGTTGGCAAGTTACACCTCATTGTGATGAGGGCTTTATCGACCTGCAAAATCATTAGTTCAGACTctgcctctcttcttttccacttaacaagtatttattgaacagctACTGTGTCTGGTGCTGGGAGCACAGTGGTGAATGAGGCACATGAGCTGTGAGCCTCCCGGAACTGGTGATTTAGCAGTGGGAACACACACAGAACCATTAATAGCTCCAGACATTCTAAGTTATGTTTGTGGTACGTGCTGTTTGAGAGGGTAGTCTTCTGGTGCTCACTCGTTCTGCCCTGCCACTCAGGTGCTGGATCTTCCCCTCCCTAGTTAGGATCTTTCAGGCAGccttgtttattttactttatttttacccCCTTTGTCTCTGTAACAGCATACCCTCATTTGTATAGTTTCCCCATTATTCCTTGTACTGTAACAACTATCCACCCATCcaataggaaattaatattttGCTATTGATTACCGAATAAacatgaaagtattttaaaaagtgttcagtTCTATATAAAGATCTAATTAAATAAATCTGAAAGATGAACTATTATTAATACACTGTATTTGATGGCATTTTATAGCATATaagatgcttttttttctattttcactttatcattccacacatatttattgaggcCCAACAGTGTGCCAGGAACTCTTAGGTGCTTGCCatatattagtaaataaaatggggaaagtCCCTGACCTCGTGGAGCCTACATTTTAGTGAATATATTTGATCTTCAGAACCTCCTAAGGTGGAACCCATGGGTACTCCCATAAACTCTCTGGACCTGGGATCTGAGCCTTTGTCCTTGGTCCTTGTCAGTGTCTTGCCTTGAAATGCATTCGCCACCTACCTCTTGCTACCGGATAGTCTCTGTCAATACATCTGTCAATACACAGATCCTTGTCATCTGGGAGGCTCTCAGTTGCCAACTGGGACTGATGAGGTGGTAGTGATGTGTTTTACATAAGTGCCGATTCAGGCAAAATAGAGATGTTtgtaggcatttaaaaatacttaatgagAAGATACAGTATTTGTACTGTTTACACTTTCTTATTTTGCCATCACTAAAaggtttcctttctgtttaaaattctgtttaaaatatcTGTGTAATGAGCATGGACTACAATGCAGTGTTGTTGTAGTGCTATGCTTTCAAATGCTGGATGCTGGGTGAGTTTGTCTTGTTGACATGGTACTATAATTATAAGATGTGATTTGTTTTGTGGTGCCTTTTAATATTAGATTCTTTTACTCTAaggtttttttctccccattttttattgtaaatcaGATAAATGATGACTTCAACACAGTTGTATTACTCAGTCTACTTtgaaacacattattttattacatatttcttAGATAACTATGGTAGATAGCCATGATGTTTAATTTTGATTTAGCAGATGATTTCCTGGCCTCTCCACTGTCTCCATGAGCCTCTAGTAGCCAGTCCATAAATATATCTGAGATGTCATCCACTATCTGAGACACTAGGCTGCTTCTCCTTAGCAGTGTTGTGATCCAGATGCAGAATCagctcttttttccccacttcccaGACAAGCTTGGCAAAGCTTGTAGCCAGCTAGCAGCCAAACCCAGGGAAAGGCTTTTCATGAGTCTCTGGCTTCTGGTCTGTAGGACCTGCGGGCTGACCTGGCTTGAGCTTGGCCTTCTCTAGGAGGACCATATTCCAAAGCTAGGTGAGGAGTGTTGGGCCACTACAGGCTGGGAGTTGCTCATCAGTGGTCTTCCTGTTTACCTGAATTAAATGGTTAGATTCTTTTTGATAATATGCTTAGCCAAATAGGACTGTGGGTTTTCAGCCAATTGGAATCCCTTCAGAGAAACTCAGGTAGGAGCcaggtcttgctttttttcttgggCGCCTGTATCTGCTTTGAGACCAAAGCTCATGGATGATGCCTCAAACagcctcaaaaatttttttccatggaATTTTAGTAGCATGTATTTTTGTTATGTattcaaatgttaaatatttttctgtatttttctatttagagatttttttataatagaaaatttcAGACATATATAATGAATCCCCATGTATTCATTATTTGGCTTTACCCATTGTAAACTCCTAGCCCATCTTGTTTTATGTCTATACCCTTTTTACCTGTCTTCCTACCCTACTGAAGTATTTCAAAACAGCTCCCAAATACtgtctataaatatttcagtgtgtacCTCTGAAAGATAAGAACTccttgagggatgcctgggtggctcagtcagttaagtgtccaactcttgattttggctcaggtcatgacctcacaatttgtgagatcaagccccgcgttgagctctgtgttgacagcgtagggcctgcttgggactctctcttttcctctttctcctgtctctgctctttccctgctcgcacttgctctctcaaaataaactctttgCAAAAGAAAACCCACAATACTATTATCataccaataaaaataatttcataatttgcaattaatgttttcttaaaaagcacataattttaaaaagtttatttgaattAGGATCTAAATAAGATGGATAAATTGTAATTGGTTGCTTTGTCTTCTAAGTCTTACAATGT
This sequence is a window from Prionailurus viverrinus isolate Anna chromosome E3, UM_Priviv_1.0, whole genome shotgun sequence. Protein-coding genes within it:
- the ZSCAN25 gene encoding zinc finger and SCAN domain-containing protein 25 isoform X2, which translates into the protein MPGFGSMAWRVARLLWPWWRTSQRERWRPRRWVPCLVQGEQEETALCRGPWEPGVHLGPVEVKPEWGMPHGEGVQGLDQGTEEQLSQDPGAGTQAFQEQALPVLQAGSGLPPVNTRDQEMAAGFLSSGPQGLGPFKDMTLAFPEEEWRHVTPAQIDCFGEYVEPQDCGVSPPGIGSKEKESKTQQADLKGALARVTAERFGEATLQSPELGRTCEQEPSSSVGNMPGPPPPQHGVIPLPDDLKTHSSFWKPFQCPECGKGFSRSSNLVRHQRTHEEEKSYGCVECGKGFTLREYLMKHQRTHLGKRPYVCSECWKTFSQRHHLEVHQRSHTGEKPYKCGDCWKSFSRRQHLQVHRRTHTGEKPYTCECGKSFSRNANLAVHRRAHTGEKPYGCQVCGKRFSKGERLVRHQRIHTGEKPYHCPACGRSFNQRSILNRHQKTQHRQETLAQ
- the ZSCAN25 gene encoding zinc finger and SCAN domain-containing protein 25 isoform X1; translation: MLKERPGMAEDPQQQMGVPVVKLEKELPWARGREDPSPETFRLRFRQFRYQEAAGPQEALRELQELCRQWLRPELHTKEQIMELLVLEQFLTILPREFYAWIREHGLESGKALVAMVEDFTERTLEAKAVPCLVQGEQEETALCRGPWEPGVHLGPVEVKPEWGMPHGEGVQGLDQGTEEQLSQDPGAGTQAFQEQALPVLQAGSGLPPVNTRDQEMAAGFLSSGPQGLGPFKDMTLAFPEEEWRHVTPAQIDCFGEYVEPQDCGVSPPGIGSKEKESKTQQADLKGALARVTAERFGEATLQSPELGRTCEQEPSSSVGNMPGPPPPQHGVIPLPDDLKTHSSFWKPFQCPECGKGFSRSSNLVRHQRTHEEEKSYGCVECGKGFTLREYLMKHQRTHLGKRPYVCSECWKTFSQRHHLEVHQRSHTGEKPYKCGDCWKSFSRRQHLQVHRRTHTGEKPYTCECGKSFSRNANLAVHRRAHTGEKPYGCQVCGKRFSKGERLVRHQRIHTGEKPYHCPACGRSFNQRSILNRHQKTQHRQETLAQ